In Methylophaga thalassica, one genomic interval encodes:
- a CDS encoding TolC family protein, which yields MKQWNTTITAWLIFLPLIFLIPSAYAAEDTKERVEQVHAVLTLDTAIALAEQSNPGLAQRQAQAEAMSALPSQLGSLPDPMISMGLVNLPTDSLNTSQEAMTQWQLGISQEIPFPGKLALKQQAATERASASAFMTTEYKQQLIKSITSYWWQLFYLEKTLTIISSNKTLLKQFIDIAETKYRVGHGLQQDVLLAQLELSKLLNREIELNSQREQLVITLNTLLSRPTHTPIQLPASQYIDTTLPDIKSAAEILHLAKQNRPFLQQQKHLIAAAAEDKALAEKNMLPDFNVSAAYGLRQGNNLDGSDRSDMLSLQVGINVPLFADKKQKMAISQKNSELKQQQFAYQDSWNQVQAEIANYMTQYEQARQQYSLLNTGILPQARQTIASMLSGYQVNKVDFLNLIRAQITLYDYETQLWLSVKTAKTALANLEASVGKDTFYE from the coding sequence ATGAAGCAATGGAATACAACCATTACCGCGTGGTTAATTTTTTTACCACTGATTTTCCTCATACCATCCGCTTATGCGGCTGAAGATACCAAAGAGCGCGTTGAGCAGGTACACGCTGTTTTAACGCTGGATACAGCCATAGCCTTGGCTGAGCAGTCCAACCCAGGTCTTGCCCAGCGTCAGGCTCAGGCTGAAGCAATGTCTGCGCTGCCCTCACAGCTTGGCAGCCTGCCGGATCCCATGATCAGTATGGGCCTGGTTAACCTGCCTACGGATAGCCTGAACACATCACAAGAAGCTATGACTCAGTGGCAATTAGGCATTAGTCAGGAGATTCCATTTCCAGGCAAGTTAGCACTGAAACAACAAGCGGCCACTGAACGTGCCAGTGCCAGCGCGTTTATGACGACAGAGTATAAACAGCAGCTAATTAAATCTATAACAAGCTACTGGTGGCAATTGTTTTATCTGGAAAAGACGTTGACGATAATTTCCAGCAATAAAACGTTGCTTAAACAATTTATCGATATTGCTGAAACAAAATATCGTGTCGGACATGGTCTGCAGCAGGATGTGCTGCTGGCTCAACTGGAATTATCCAAACTCCTAAACCGTGAGATTGAGTTAAACAGTCAACGTGAACAGTTGGTTATCACACTCAACACCTTACTTAGCAGACCTACGCATACGCCCATTCAGCTTCCGGCCTCTCAGTATATTGATACCACTCTCCCTGATATTAAATCTGCTGCAGAAATTCTCCATCTCGCGAAACAAAACAGGCCGTTTCTACAACAGCAAAAACACCTGATTGCTGCAGCAGCAGAAGATAAAGCCTTAGCTGAAAAAAACATGCTACCTGATTTCAACGTTTCGGCAGCTTATGGTCTCAGACAAGGCAATAACCTGGATGGCTCTGATCGTAGTGACATGCTGTCATTGCAAGTCGGAATTAACGTGCCGTTATTTGCCGACAAAAAACAAAAAATGGCCATTTCACAAAAAAACAGTGAATTAAAACAACAACAGTTCGCCTATCAGGATAGCTGGAATCAGGTTCAAGCAGAGATTGCTAATTACATGACGCAATATGAGCAGGCACGTCAGCAATATAGTTTATTAAATACAGGCATCCTACCTCAGGCCCGACAAACCATAGCGTCAATGCTATCGGGTTATCAGGTGAATAAAGTCGACTTTCTTAACCTGATAAGAGCACAAATCACACTTTATGACTACGAAACACAATTATGGCTTAGCGTAAAAACTGCAAAAACGGCATTAGCTAATCTCGAGGCCAGTGTAGGTAAGGACACTTTTTATGAATAA
- a CDS encoding efflux RND transporter periplasmic adaptor subunit, whose amino-acid sequence MNKTTSIFISLISGLLIGTGGLMAYQHLTSPPAVTAETTQKPAKPLYYRNPMNPEVTSPVPAKDHMGMDYIPVYEDETSAPEKAGTVKIDPVTEQNIGVRTATAKLSSLSHLIRTVGKVTYDEERISKLHPKTEGWVEKLFVDKTGTQVNKNTMLLSVYSPQLVTSSQEYLLAISSAKTLENSPFDDIRRSAEQMVVSARERLALLDVPEHQIHDMVKTGNIPKALHIHSPFNGTVINIGAREGQYVTPQTELYMLADLSKVWVIAQVYESDLPWVSENDAVDMQLTAIPGKTFKGTLSYIYPYAEAATRTIKVRMAFDNPDLLLKPDMFANVTIHTKNQPEAITVPTEAIIRSGDKEQVFIMRAAGQFEPRKVTTGLSADGRTQILNGVKVGDEVVTSSQFLIDSESKLNETTEKMRAIDAPASEEMQDHQQNMLGQDMLAPASSSSMTMPEMEHHHHD is encoded by the coding sequence ATGAATAAAACAACGTCTATATTTATCAGTTTAATCAGCGGATTATTGATTGGCACTGGCGGTTTAATGGCATATCAGCACTTGACCAGCCCACCAGCCGTGACAGCAGAAACCACACAAAAACCGGCCAAACCATTGTATTACCGTAATCCAATGAACCCGGAAGTCACGTCGCCAGTTCCTGCTAAAGACCACATGGGAATGGACTATATACCGGTTTATGAAGACGAGACCTCTGCACCAGAAAAAGCTGGTACGGTTAAAATTGATCCGGTCACCGAACAGAATATCGGTGTTCGTACCGCAACTGCCAAACTTTCCAGCTTATCGCACCTTATTCGTACAGTCGGTAAGGTGACCTATGATGAAGAGCGCATATCTAAACTTCATCCCAAAACTGAGGGATGGGTTGAAAAGCTTTTTGTTGATAAGACCGGTACTCAGGTCAATAAAAACACGATGTTATTGAGTGTCTATTCGCCACAACTGGTCACCAGCTCACAGGAATATCTGCTGGCGATCAGCAGTGCAAAAACGCTGGAAAACAGTCCTTTCGATGATATCCGTCGCAGTGCAGAGCAAATGGTCGTTTCAGCACGGGAACGCCTGGCATTGCTGGATGTGCCAGAGCATCAAATTCACGATATGGTGAAAACAGGCAATATACCTAAAGCGCTGCATATTCATTCTCCGTTTAATGGCACAGTGATTAATATCGGCGCCCGTGAAGGCCAGTATGTCACACCACAAACTGAGTTATATATGCTGGCCGATCTCAGTAAAGTCTGGGTTATAGCACAGGTGTATGAGTCTGATCTGCCCTGGGTCAGTGAAAATGATGCCGTCGATATGCAATTAACCGCCATTCCCGGAAAAACCTTTAAAGGCACACTTTCTTATATATATCCCTATGCTGAAGCTGCAACCAGAACCATTAAAGTGCGTATGGCATTTGATAATCCGGATTTGCTATTAAAACCGGACATGTTTGCCAATGTCACCATTCATACCAAAAATCAGCCTGAAGCCATTACGGTACCGACTGAAGCCATTATTCGCTCAGGTGATAAAGAGCAGGTATTTATTATGAGAGCAGCGGGCCAGTTTGAACCGCGTAAGGTCACTACCGGATTAAGTGCCGATGGCAGGACGCAAATCCTGAACGGAGTGAAAGTGGGTGACGAGGTGGTAACGTCTAGTCAGTTCTTGATTGATTCTGAGTCTAAACTTAATGAAACGACTGAGAAAATGCGGGCAATTGACGCCCCCGCTTCTGAAGAAATGCAAGATCATCAACAAAACATGCTCGGACAGGACATGCTAGCACCCGCATCATCTTCGTCAATGACCATGCCAGAGATGGAGCATCATCACCATGATTAA